The Gloeocapsa sp. PCC 73106 region GAAGCGATTTGGCGGATTCATGAAGATAGCTCTGTAAGTAGTATGTTTCGTTAAGTAACTCTGATTTACCAATAAAAAGCGATCTCGCAGTCGTAGTAGGCTGCGGTTTACGCTTTCTGAGTTAAAAACTTAAGAAGTATTGGAGTTTTAAGACATATCTTCAGCAAAAATAAAGTTACCACTAATTAATTGAGCCCTAAAATTATTGAAGGTAATTTCGCCAAAACCGATAGTTTCTGGACTAGTAACAGAAGTATCAATACCGTCAAAATCTATAACCAAATCTTCGAAACTCAGGGATTCAAACCCACTCAGGTCGATTTTATCCCCGTCATTCCCCCAGAAATCATTAATGGTATCATTGCCAAAATTGGGCTCAAATACAAAAATATCACTGTTTCTACCACCGACAAGGGTGTCATCTCCAGTTCCACCAATGAGGGTATCTCTCTCGGTATTACCCACGAGTGAATCGTTACCTGCTAAACCCCTGAGGTTGTCTCTACCACCTGAACCAAAGATAATATCATTTTGATTAGTCCCGACTAGTTCATCATTTCTCGTAGTTCCAAAGATTACACTGGGTTCTACTGTTGATTGCACTTCTACCGCACCTATGTCTAATTGTCCACCCACAACCCGGTTAAATCCTTCACCGCGCTGATCAAAGCGAATTGGTTCATTTGATGGGAGACTTTCCCTGTTACCCGCATCGATAGCAGGACTATCGCCTTGGGGAAGATGAGTTGGGGTAAAACCACCATTGTCAACTAGGGGGTTTAACTGGGGAGCTGTATTGGTTTGGTCTGTGGTTTGGCTAAAATCGCTGACACCATTACCTGTACCAACGATATTGTTACCTTCACTGATGAATTTACCTATGACATAATAGTAAGTAGAGAAATCACCGTCAGAATCATTGACGACATCCTCATCATCATTACCGGAAATAATACTGTTAACTACAGTTGTTTGGGATGCAAGAGTTGCTGGACTCGAAACGTAAGAACCTTGTATGTCTACTCCATTAAATACACCATTTTCATTATCAGTAATAGTGCTGTTGCTTATGGTGGTGCTCGCTCTAAAGGCGAAAGTATACCCCCTGCCACCGTAAAATATTTTACTGAAATTTGCAACCCCAAATCCCTCATTACCAGAGATGGTGCTTTGGACTAGACTTAAATCACCATATCCATTTAGAATTCCGAACCCGTTTTGGGCAATGGT contains the following coding sequences:
- a CDS encoding choice-of-anchor Q domain-containing protein; its protein translation is MQTFTVNTLENENDGIDLNNISLREAVEAANTTPGEDLINFEDSLSGGTVDIGGNLNITDELIITGLGKDDLSVGGTLSFLDNTNNLTISGLSAEGFIAQDNSDIQVNLDDIMGEISAVGGNSVSININRADLSGIITEQIDSVTLTVNESTVSGDILFTVNRGYYVDASINNSTIDNGGIGGIYSGFFNLRVNNSVISGNDSSGIYFPTDNYLTSYIYYFDSISNIIVTNSSITSNRGAAIHMSAGDLTVENSNIIGNQGGGVIGSTGSDLNIVNSTIAQNGFGILNGYGDLSLVQSTISGNEGFGVANFSKIFYGGRGYTFAFRASTTISNSTITDNENGVFNGVDIQGSYVSSPATLASQTTVVNSIISGNDDEDVVNDSDGDFSTYYYVIGKFISEGNNIVGTGNGVSDFSQTTDQTNTAPQLNPLVDNGGFTPTHLPQGDSPAIDAGNRESLPSNEPIRFDQRGEGFNRVVGGQLDIGAVEVQSTVEPSVIFGTTRNDELVGTNQNDIIFGSGGRDNLRGLAGNDSLVGNTERDTLIGGTGDDTLVGGRNSDIFVFEPNFGNDTINDFWGNDGDKIDLSGFESLSFEDLVIDFDGIDTSVTSPETIGFGEITFNNFRAQLISGNFIFAEDMS